In the Augochlora pura isolate Apur16 chromosome 7, APUR_v2.2.1, whole genome shotgun sequence genome, ATAGTTTGCACCCTATAATTacgatgttttattaataagagATTCAAGTAGCATTGAATCACGGGTacactgaaaataattaattctccaTAAATTATGGTGATTCACGAAATTATACGAGCTTATAGAATTCAcgaaattatagattatataattatttttttcatttaaaaatgaaaattgaaataactaaaattcttctttttgaGATGTTAAAAAAGATAGTTTACTAAACGGTGTCCAAAAAATAGTTTTCGTGCATTGCAATTAATGGGAatgaacgatttaaaaaatccacgTATTTTAACTTTGTTAACATAAAAACAACAACATTTGATAGGAACTTCGGAAGTTAAAATTCGGATAACTGTTTAGAGACATCGAAATGGAACAATCGCCAGGAATCTGGCGTTCGAAGTAGAAGAAAAATGCTCCAATCCGTGATATAATGCATGCATCGATAACTCTGCCATAACACCGAACATAAAATGCATATGTCTACTGTTGATACAATGACTTCGTAACATGGTTACGTGGATACAGTTCCGTTTTATCGTCCGTTATATTGTCCGAcaacaataaacatttttttacgcTTTTTAAATCAGAACGTAAAACTGTTGTAAAATGTACAGTGAAGTACATACAGATATTAAGCGTCGATGTTAAATCTGTATTTTAAGATACATCTTACGGTTTTTCTCATGCGCGTCGTTATCCTTTGAATTTTACCCGCAATTGTAGACTCTGTGCTATTGCAAGATGTCATAATTGTTGTAATACTACGCTTTGTGATACTAGAAATTTTAGTACTAAGCGTTGTAATACTACGTGTTGTGATACTACACGTGTTAATAGTATGGATTGTGATATTAcacgttttaatattatggaTTGTGATATTACACGTTTTAATACTATGGATTGTGATACTAAGCTTTGTACTAGTACGCATTGTGATGCTACGTCTTGAAGTCCTAAACGTTATGATACTACGCCTTATAGTACTAAGCGTTGTGATACTATTCCTTATAGTAGTAAACGTTGTAATACTAAGCGTTGTAAAACTATCCCTTATAGTAGTAAATGTTGTAATACTAAGCGTTGCACCACTATGCATTGTGACACTACACGTTGTATCAAAAGAGATCTGATATCGTTATACGAAAATATCtggcttttatattttcttcacaCATACGTCATCTATCTTCACTCTTTCGATGACATCTGTTGAGAACTCTTAAGctagtaaaagtaaaaattgtgtaaatcAATGTAAATCAAAAAAGTTAATTTCTGAACATTAAaggataaattgaaaatttttaaaaatggaataacatAAAAAGTAGCTGCAACTCTTTTACTTGAGCCACTTACAAGttttaacttaaaataataaaaagatgaaataaattattaaattaaatatgatttaataacaGTAAATCAAGCTAGCAAAAAATCGACTGACATAACTTTTGCTTTAAACGGATCGTATGATACTCATCAGTTTGAAGAAGTCCACATCGAAATATTTGCGCGACGTTAGAGAAGGGAAGCGGGAGGAGAAGGAATTGTAACCTTTCTCGTGTTCATTTCCTTTCAGAAATGAAGAAagctggggggggggggggaagcaGAATAATAGGTGCAAATTCTCGCAGTAAACATTCGAGACAACCTCAACGGCTGGTCATGCAAAATGACTTTTGCCGGATCGCTACGTGGTAGGAAGTTTCTCAAAAGGGTTTCCATTACATAGTACTATACCTCACGGAGATTGGACTGCATCTTTTACGATCGGCTCGTGAATATCTTAAGTCCTCTAGATACGGCACAGTACAAGAGGCCGTGCTTTAAATTACATACAAATGAAGCGCGCCAGTATTACACGAGCTCCACTCCATTACGGTTCAATCCGAGCAAAAGTCGAACACATTTATCAAGGACGTTCAGGATTTCCTCCATACGGAAATACAGGGTTTTCCAATAAGGgcgggtcgattttgaaatggaataaaataggCTGTGTATgaggtattaacgaatttttttttttatttgagagGCCCGAGTATGCCATTAccaatatcaataattatcaataactCTGCCGCATAACTCCGGCTGAATTTCAGAGATGGCCTGGACTATGTTGGCTTTGAGAGCGTGGGTTGATTGTGGCTTACTGGTATAGACCTGCGACTTCAGAAAACCCCACAAGAAGAAGTCTAGAAGGGTCAAATCGCAGGATCTTGGTGACCAATTCACGTCACCTCCGCGAGAGATAACCATACCTTCAAATCGTTCATGCAGAATGTCTATCGTGTCGTTCGCTGTGTGGCACGTAGCGCCGTCTTGCTGGAACCACATGTTGTTCACGTCCATATCATTCAATTTGGGCCACAAGAAATTGGTTATCATGGATCTGTAACGCTCGCCGTTGACGGTAACAGCCTCACCAACGTCGTTTTGAAAAAAGTATGGGCTTATGACACCGTCGGCACAAAATCCGCACCAAACAGTAACTTTTTGTGGATGCATTGCCACCTGGTGAATCTCGTGTGGGTTGGAATTGTCCCATATACGGCAATTTTGCTTGTTAACGAACCCATTCATCCAAAAATGCGCCTCGTCGCTAAAGATGATTTTTCGACTAAAATTGGGGTCCTGTTCCAAACGCTTCGTAGCCCAGTCAGCGAACAAACGGCGTTGTTTGTGGTCATTAACTTTAAGCTCCTGGGTCAGTTGGATCTTGTACGGGTGCAGGCTCAAGTCCAGACGCAAAATTCGCCAAGTTGAAGACTGCGAAAGGCCAAGTTCTTGTGCACGGCGAGGAATTGACTGCCTCGGGTTCTCTTGCATACTTTCACGGACAGCGGCGATGTTCTCGGCCGATCTGACATTCCGTTGACGTACGAATGTTGGCTGATCATTTACCGAACCCGTCGTCTCGAATTTGGTCACCAAACGTTGGAGGGTCGACTTTGAAGGGCCACCCCGTCTACCATAAAATGGGCGTAACGCGCGCAACGTTTGCACTAACGAACacttattttgataatataattttatcatttggaCGTGCTGCTCAATCGTGTAACTTGGCTGAATTGTAAAAAACAGATTTCAACGACGCATTCAACATAACATGACCGCTACAGACTGTCAACATCGACCCGTCCCTATTGGAAAACCCTGTACAATGTTAGCGGTATAGGGTAGACTTTGCCAGCATCTCGTTCAAAATCTGACCCTTCTTACAATTGctatatcgaaatattattaggtCCTtaaataagttctcgctgatTCTCAAAGGCTAGTATTACTAGTACTCCGTACATGGAATTTCTGACGGTGACTCATCGGCAAGAAAGTACTGTATGTTACCTTAAATTTCAGTGTATGATTGTTCACTATAGTGTCAACCACACgtttgtttattggttctGAAGATGTCTACTTTTGTGCCGAATAAAATCTGACAGTTCaagtatttgaataaaaacttttacgaagtgatttaaaatataaaattgatatgaaACAAACACtgttatattacaaatataattcaacacaaaattgtattcgttTACTAGAATAAAACTAGCATCGAAGCAACattgttgaatttaaattgcaatttaacaCAAAAATGTATATCATTTAAAAGTATAAAGATTGCATTGAACGTAATTTAACACAGAAAtgtaaattgttgaaaaatataaaattaacgtgAAACaaacattattgaattttaagaataatttaacacgAAACTGTAAATCGAAAAAGATGGTATGCTTTGAtcgaatgtaaaaatttaaacattctgtAAACACGTTAAGAGGATCGAAGTaagaaattcgaaaagaatttatttttcatgttttattcGTTAGAAAACGTTGACAGGCGAACAAACTTCTTCTGTACTAGTCAATTCATTTTATCTGTTGACTCATCATGTTCTAAGGCTTGCTGTTCGAAACCAGTCAAGTAAaagtatacttttattatcataaCGCATATAACGCCTATCGCGGTATCGATTTTTTCTGCTAAACAGTAATGATAGTACCTAAACCTGTTAAAATAGTGCATGAAATTTCTCTGAGGGGCTGGCggtattgtttctttttctggtTCGGCAACCTTATTTTCTTCTGGCTCAGCAATCTTATCTTCTTCTAGTGCAGCAGTGTTATCTTTATCTGGTACAGTAACCATTGAATTGGCTGTTTCCACATTTCTGGACATTTTATTTCCTGGTATTGAAATCTCTtgtgataaataattcatcgaaatcaaactgaaaataacagaaaactTACTACGTTTGTATGTTCCATCCAtgtttgatttcttttaaagaAATGCTTTTCCTGTGCAACTGTCGACAATTGTCCTGTAACATACTTTATTAGAAAAAGGTGTAAGATAAATTTCTTCCCACTTAACAATTCGTgtagcaataattttctaatgtttcttttaaaattaacaataacctCATCCATGGcccaacaaattattttacccGTTGCGGTCGTATGTCTACTTTCAACCACcaaaggaatttatttatcttttttcatcttttttatctttacataacattaaaacatattattgtgttacatatgtatgtataataaactaaaaacaCAACTGTGTCagtttattgaaatgattgaaaaaaacaatttatttttaattaatttccattccTTATAGCCATCttggaaaatttctattttgcaaaaaCATTCACAGCCTAGTTATAATCTTAGAAATTATACTGTTATAGGGAACAATGTTTTctgtaattgaaatagttaGTTAGACAGTTCGACAGGTACTAACAATATGTTcggaaatataatagaattgaGCATTCTTGGAACAAcatttcgtatttttcaaataaaattttattcgattaatgcctcgaatataattttatccgATTAATGtctcgaatataattttatccatACAAGATATCGAATGTATTGTacgaataaagttttattcaaatgctatatcaaatgaattcttcgaataaaatttcattggagtaatatttctcgaataaactctacgaataaaatttcattcgctaTTCGAGACAATTTAGATGAAACTCGTTTAGTGAAACTTGcagaattatttccaatacGCTCCCGTAATCGCCCCCAACTAGAATGATTGATGTATAGGGCGAGCGAAGTCATTAGCGCGCAAAATTTAAATGAGAGACCACCCGAAGGGCGACGAtctgcatatttataaatttgtttatttatgctAATTCTTTCGCAACTCGAAATTTGAAAGTACAGaggttcatttaatatttatcatttattttaacgttCCCTGCGAGTGAAACCTTTCGATCCGagttctttttccttctttcttccgAACAATACGCAACGTGCTTAACCTCGATGGGGTTAGAAAGCTCGTTCCCGTcaaatattagggtgtcccataagtttcttccctttctttGATACGAAATGAATACaggatatttgttgtttaaggtggatctgttatgttatatatgaaccgttctgttctataaccttcttccatctctcaggaatcctcattatgccctctttccaaaattgttgaagcttatttgcaaaatattcaactaggtgcgtttttatttcgcttatagatttgaaatatttatcatggagaaaattttttaaggagaggaacacGTAATAATCGCATGTAGCGAGGTCTGGGgagctaggaggatgaggtagaacgtcccaataaaactgtaatcatttttgcattacggccaacgcaacatgcTGTCTTCCTTTGTCGCGAtagaaaacgacgcctcgtcggttcgccaattctggccgttttttTTGCTATGGCGGCTCcttaattgatccagttgattgcaatatttgtcagcattgatcgtagcaccttgaggaaggagctcatagtacactacacctttccagtcccacctaACGCACAgaagaaccttcttcggatgaagtccaggcttTGCAACAGTTGAAGGTTTATTTTCCTTAGAtcaagtgcgttttcgatgcacattttggtataaaatccaagtctcgtttccaatgacaagcctctttaacccttttagtaccggccaaaagagtctgtatctaagcgaaatgtttaaaacccgtttgacgaagtttgataaaatttcggaaagaaattgcaagaattttgaaaagcctgataaataacaagttcaaaAAGGTAGAAGAAATagggaatgaaattgttatttaataaaaatattaagaaaactttCTTGTCAGTAATaaccaacaacgatatatcgttgttcggtactaagagggttaagaaaggatccctatcatgtcgctggagaagcaaatcgcgcgtagagacgcggttcataaagccggtctccgtcaataggtgtgaaacccaaacttcatatcgattcgcatatcccatcgtgattaaatgattatgtaccgttgtcttgggaatattagtggcatccactatctcgcgcacactatatcgcagATTTTCAATGAGCACAGTCTcgataatgtccgtatccgtcgttcTTGGGCGGCTGCTGCGGTGTTtatctttcaactcgaaattgccagctctaaattttttcaaCCAATTACGGAcggtcctaatagtcgtagtaccgcacccgtaaacggtgcaaatctcgtctgtagtgtcctttgcactattgccttttttaaagcaatgaagcataacatgtCGCAAATGCCTCTTTTGGCTTTCCATATTGAACGGCgcagaaaaaatgttaaaagagactttgtcaccaacgaaacgtactttgaaagagctctgggacgactgaaaccgatgccacgaacggctaagagataagcctgtatatttatataaatacaggcACTTAGAGTCACTCATAGCGCAGCGCGGAAAAAACTTATGGGTCACCCTAATGTTAAGATCATAGCTCCACTTAAATCGCAGCGCGACGTGTGCCGTGTCCCAGAGATTTCGCGTCCCTCCGCAAAATGGCGCGCGTAATCTCATCGCGCGTAAAATGCCGGGGACAAAACCCGATTACAATTCGGCGCGGCCGTATTTCAGCGAATCGAAACGCTCTATCGGCCGACAAAAATAGAGGCCGCCAATATTTCCTAAACGAAATTCTATTCCGACCACGCGCGTATTTACACCGGAGGGAAAAAAACGCGTAATGGTAGAAATACAATCGATACTATGAATTTTAAACAGCGCAAGCTAACAAATCGATCGCGCGGTCGCAAAAAGTAGTTTTCGATTTACATTGTGACATTGATATATGTTGATACGATAAAAAGTGTTATACCACGTTACCCACATGATGGATGCGTGTTCAAAGATTGTTCTGTTAAAGCACAATATCTgttagcattttatttattactagttaGTTTCTACAAtgttaaaacgaaaaattatgattaacGAGTTTCGAGATCAacagaatttcataaataattttgcaaatgttAATAAGAAGTAATttgtgcaaatatttattaaatatttatttaccctAAATAGGGGGAAAGAACATTAAAATctacttatatattttgtacatgGAATTTTACATATCtgcttgaaaattttttaattttctccattaattttgtagttattataaattatttatttgttgtaaaTTTAAAGGATTTATGTTGTTTGTATATGATCATCACTCTACATACTATTTCAGACTACCTcgtaaatttgaatttcttacgtaaagtaaataatttgaatctcctccttaaaataaataatttgaattttctgcaTAAAATTTTTAGCGTTGAATATAgattctacaattatttatctgtAACACACGTGttgtaaatttgaaaagtAAATGATAGTGTACACAGCAGAAGTATTCACAGAATTTTCATTAGTTTCATACTTAGTACATAAAAGACGTGATTTGTCAACGTGGCTTCAGTGAGGTCTAggtgtattaaaatttcagattttaattattttactccctgtctctctctccccccctctctctctctctctctctctctctctctctcgccctttctctctccctgtttCCCCCTATCTCTGCCCTCTACGTCGAATCTAACTTCTTCAGATGAAAAAAGTATACACCGAACTTCACCtggaaattttaatgataaagATCGTGTATCTTAAAGAGAGATTGAACTAACGGAACTGAAGAGGAGGATGTGAGTTCAGAAAGTTTGGAAATCTGCGGCCATTTGTTTATGCGGCCAGTTTTGATTTGTATACCGGGTGAATCACGCA is a window encoding:
- the LOC144472982 gene encoding uncharacterized protein LOC144472982 isoform X1, with the translated sequence MDGTYKRRNKMSRNVETANSMVTVPDKDNTAALEEDKIAEPEENKVAEPEKETIPPAPQRNFMHYFNRFRYYHYCLAEKIDTAIGVICVMIIKVYFYLTGFEQQALEHDESTDKMN
- the LOC144472982 gene encoding uncharacterized protein LOC144472982 isoform X2, with the translated sequence MDGTYKRRNKMSRNVETANSMVTVPDKDNTAALEEDKIAEPEENKVAEPEKETIPPAPQRNFMHYFNRFSKP